The DNA segment CTGCCGCAGTATGCGCATGATAAATAGGAAATTTCTCTTTATAAAAAGGGTACAAAAAGAACGACAATTTCCCACTCCATTTATCATTGCGTGTAATAATTGGCAACAGCTTTAAGCAGGTCTCCTGGCTTACGCAATCCCATCTCTCCCCTTCTCATACAATTTTAAAATGTGTACAATGGTATATGGAGAAATTACGCGCATACAGTAGCACGACTGCCAAGGATTCTAACCTTGTTCCCTCTTGGCCTGACGCCTGTACCCAATCGCACATAGCACCAGGAACTTAAGACCGGTAATTGTTTGTTATTATTTTAGTCTAGCACAGCATACGGAAGTATACAAGTAATAATACAAATTTTGTTATTTTCAACGATTATTTCACTTTATATTCGTCAGAATTTCACAGAATAGCAACACTTGAATTTCTTTCGAACACAGAAAAATCCCTGCTAAAGATCAGCTGTCAAAATTTCTGATCCCTAGCAGGGTATTGCACTGATTTACATCATATTGTCTGGAACATAGACATCCGCATACTGAACACCGAATTGTTTTGCCTCTTCATGACTGTTCATATAAATATCAATATGTCCGTATGGTGTTCCTCTATCCTCCACGGTAAACACCTGTCCGCCAATATTCAATTTTGTTCCGAAACCAATCCCTCCGACAGCGACAGTTCGTCCCTGTACCGGCATCCTGCCGCTGGCAGTCGGTCCCTTCGACCACTTTCCGCAGCAAATTGGGCAGCTGCAGTATGCAGTGAGTTTAAACCTGCCGAGATATATTCCGGACGGTTTTGCTCGTCCCTGATTCAGCAGTTGGAATATGGGATTGACTCCCATCGCGTTTTGATCCTCGATCACACGAACGGCCCAGGGAACCTTTGCATAGTCCACATTGGAGATCACAATGCCGGTCTTCGTACTCTGAGCATTGATCGCTTTCCCGTCTCCCATGTAGATCATGACATGGTAGATGGTTCCATTGGGTCTCGCATAGAAGATCAAGTCTCCGGGTTTTGCCTCCGCAGCCGGAATTCTGGTTCCCGCATATGCCTGCTCTCTTGATGTACGCGGCAGGGAATAGCCAAAGCGTTTAAATACCTGCATCACATAACCGGAACAGTCGGCGCCGTCTGTCAGACTCACACCACCCCAGACATAGGGATGTCCCAGAAACTGCTGTGAAAATTTCAGAAGCGATGACCGAACCTCACTTCCGGCTTCTACTTCTCTCACCGTATAGGGAGAATAGCGATAAGCTTTGTTCTCATATTCGGCAATCATACATTCCGCCAGAGAGAATTTGTTCTCACCGAGTGCATCCACCTGCATATGAGCATCTTCGTCCATCATCAGGTACTCGCGCAGAATGAATCCCCGTACTTCACCAGACTCCACATAGACCCAAGGCTGGTCTTTGTCGGCTATGACAAAGCACATTCCGCCGCGATTCAATCTTCCGACTACGCGAGAGGAGATATTCTTCTCCTCATGGATATTGACAAACGTTTCCACCTTGGCCAGTGCGTAGTCCTTGTCGATCGTCTGAAAAAAGGAGGCATCTGCATAATCTCCCCAGTTAAAGGAGATCGGTGTATGGTCAGCATAAATTCCGGGAATATAATTCGTTGACGGGGATATTCCTGGATCATCTGCCCCGGAATTCGTCTCCGGAACAGGTGCTG comes from the Blautia liquoris genome and includes:
- a CDS encoding NlpC/P60 family protein; amino-acid sequence: MSTSLFFAQPLSAMGAAFDSPTSVSPAGTDAGSFRASVQPGDADVTVSPEDTASVPEDTNTPISDPGTTPENPAPDSGSETDPNLPEETTPDPALPPDPGTDPAPDTDPGTDPANPTPTPTPGTGSETEPTDPENQDPEPTPGVNSESPAPTPDPTPLQKPAAPVPETNSGADDPGISPSTNYIPGIYADHTPISFNWGDYADASFFQTIDKDYALAKVETFVNIHEEKNISSRVVGRLNRGGMCFVIADKDQPWVYVESGEVRGFILREYLMMDEDAHMQVDALGENKFSLAECMIAEYENKAYRYSPYTVREVEAGSEVRSSLLKFSQQFLGHPYVWGGVSLTDGADCSGYVMQVFKRFGYSLPRTSREQAYAGTRIPAAEAKPGDLIFYARPNGTIYHVMIYMGDGKAINAQSTKTGIVISNVDYAKVPWAVRVIEDQNAMGVNPIFQLLNQGRAKPSGIYLGRFKLTAYCSCPICCGKWSKGPTASGRMPVQGRTVAVGGIGFGTKLNIGGQVFTVEDRGTPYGHIDIYMNSHEEAKQFGVQYADVYVPDNMM